The following is a genomic window from Lysinibacillus sp. G4S2.
AAATGGGAGCGGCAGCGAAGGCAAAAGGGATGGATCCTTCTAAAATTTATCATTTCCTAGATAAGGAAAAATTGCATGCCCTCTTGGAGAAAGTCATAAAACCTAACGACACCATTTTAGTAAAGGGTGCTAGTAAAACGAATATGTTTGATACGGTTAAATTTTTAGATCAAAAATATCAAGAATAAATAAAAAAGCCCGAGTAATTGCCCTTTGAAGGAAGCAATTACTCGGGATATTTTTTAGTTAAATAAATCATTGTATGAGAGCATTTTCAGAAAGTACTTTAATTCTAAGATGCTTTGAGAATGAATTTTATTTCTTTTGCGGCTTCTATGGCTTTATTTTTTGCTTCAGCTAATGTTGCGCCTTCCGCAATTACATATGCATAACGATGTCCCATCGATAAAGGAGGGGTCAATAATGTCCCTCTTTTTGGCTTCACATATACATCCACAACTCCTGGTGAATTCGTTGCTCTATTTCTTCCAAGAACTTTTTCTAAAATACCCTTACTTTCTACAATGATGTATTTTGTATAAACAAACTTTCTATGCTTTGGTTTGATATCGGGCTGTTCACCTAAGAATAGTTTAAGCGTTTCTTCCACTAAACTAAATCCAAAAGCAGCGTGAAGCATAGTATTCATTGCCCCCCCTGAAATTCGAGGATTAATCTCGATAAGCTTCCAGCCGTTCTTTGTTAAACGAAGCTCTAAATGCAAAGCACCATTTTCGATGTTAAACTCTTTTACAATAGATTTGAGAACTTCCTCAAGACCACTTTGAATTTCTTTTGGAGCTTTAACGAGAACACCGTATCCAGTAATGATAAAACGTTTACCTTGAGTAATTTCTTGTTCGATAATACCGATGATATTAGCTTGACGTTTATAGACAAGTGCTTCTACTAAATATTGCGGACCTTCGATATATTCTTCAATCATAAGTGTTTCACGAGGATTTTTACTTCGTAGATAGCTCAGGTGTTTGTTCAGTTCACTTGAGTCGTTTGCTAACAAAACATCTTTAGAGCCTGTTGATTTTGGAGATTTCACAATAAGTGGGAATTCAAAGTTATTAGAGACGGCCTCACTTGGCTTGAGAAGAAAAAACTTAGGCGAATAAGGCTGATTCTTTAAAAAATTTCTAGTTTTCTCTTTATCCTCCATCATTTCAATAGCTGTTGAAGATGTATAGTTATCACAAAATTCATCACATAAAATTGAGGCAATATGGACAAAAGGGTCGACAAAACTAACAATAGATTTTATTTCTAATCCGAATTTAATTAAATTATGAATCTCAACTTTCATGTTTTCTATATTCGAAGTATCAATAAGAACCATTTGATGAATATCTGGGTAGGCTTTTCTCTGCTGTAATTGCTTTTTGTTGTTAGTAAAAAGTACAGTAAAATAACCTAATTTTTCTGCTGCTTTTGTTGCTTCGCGACTTGACCCAGATTTGTTAGTGCCGATAAATATAATCGTTTTCAGGTATATCACTCCTTCTATTGTTACTTAGATGTGTAATCAACTATATATATATGCGAAGAAATAGGTTTCCTCTAGTTAAGTATCTCGTGTACATCCAAGCAACTTTTAATAAGTTACATATACTAGAGTGGAAGGGAGGGAAAAATAATATGAAGCCTCTTACGGTGCAGGATTTAACAGTCATTACTGCAGGCCGATTAGTGCAAGGGTCGAAGGAAGTGTTAATTCAACATGGAGCTTATCGACTGAAGCAAGTGAAAAGACCAAATACCTTACTTTTTATGAGTAAGCGTATTGTCAACTGGAAAGACTTAGAGCCATTTTATCCTATAGTCCTTGTAACCGATAGACTATACAGTCAATATGTAATACCTGAGCAAATAACCATCATTAAAGTAAATAATATAGATGAGGCATATTGGAAATTCGTAAATTATTATCGCAATCAATTTGATATCCCTATCGTAGCCATTACTGGTACTTCTGGTAAATCGACGACAAAGGAAATGATCAAACATATACTTTCTAATGAAAAAAATGTAGTATCCACGCCACTTAGTAGTAATTCTAGAACCGCTTCTTTGCAATATTTACTGAATATTGATGATGATACCGACGCAGCTGTTTTTGAAACTGCTGTTGGTTCACCGGGGGACGTCCGAAATGCAGGGGAATACTTCAAGCCTACTATTGGGATTATTACAAATATAGGAGCACATCATTTAAATTATTGCAAAACTTTAGAGGGGTATATCCAAGCAAAGGGTGAAATGTTGGACATTATTAGTCCTACAGGCTCATTAATCCTTAATGCTGAGGATATCAACATAAATAAAATAGATTTATCGAAGTTTAAAGGACGCATCATTAAGGTAGGTAAGCATGAATCTTGTGATTTTCGAGCAAGTAATATCCGCTACCACAATAATGGTATGCTGTTCAACGTCCATCACAAGAAGAAACTCTATGAAATCTTTGTACCAGGTTTTGGCGAGCATCAAGTATATAATGCCCTTGCTGCTATTGCAGCTATTTATGAAATGGATTTGCCGATTTCGTTGGCAGCAAAAAGACTGCCATCATTCAAAAAATTGAATAAGCAACTTCAAGTATTTAAGGGCATTAATAATTCCGTATTAATAGATGATACATGGAATATTACGACAACTTCTTTGGAGGCAGGATTAAAGGTTTTGAATGCTCTCGGAGAAGGCAAGAAAAAGATTGCCATTCTTGGAACGATTACAGATTTAGGGTCTTGGGGATATATTATTCACGAGCAAGCAGGAGAATTAATCAGTCAAATTGGGGTCGATGTACTCATTACGATAGGGGAACATGCAAGCATTATGGCGGTTCATGCCATTGAGGCAGGACTTACTTCACCTGTTTATATCTTTAAAAATAGTACGCGCGTCTATAAATTGTTAGATGAAATTGTAGATGAAAACACTATTCTTTTCATTAAAGGAGATATGTACAGTAGGGAAGTTTCGAAGTTGGCAGATGATTTAAAAATAAAAAAATCATCTACTTCTGATTAGATTCTTCTTATCACCTAAATAAATGTTATTTTTCATCATTTATTAGATTGAGCATGCAAATAGCCAATTGCTAAGAAATGTAGAAGCATGGTCATATATTAGCTCATTTATACAGAAATATACTTTATAGAAAGGGGGCGTAGTTAACTTGCAACATATAAGTGTTAGCGATATAAGAAAAATATTGCATGGAGAATTAATAAGCGGCTCTGAACTCTGGTCTGTAAAACATGCAATTTATTATAACCGACATGAACTGACACAAAATCATACACTTATGTTTGTTAGTAAAAATGATACAATCAACTGGCAAGAGATAGATCGAAAGGGCCCATCTCTAGTCATTTCGGATAAATCATCAGAAGAATTGAAAAAATCGCTGAAGAATACGACCGTTATTCGCGTTAAGAGTATTGTGCAGACCTATTGGAAATTCATTGAATATTACAGAAATCTATTTCAAATACCAGTGGTTGCTTTAACAGGAACGTGTGGTAAAACGACAACGAAAGAAATGATTAAACACATAGCTAGTAAGGAATGGAATGTTCAAGCATCTGTGAGCAGTAAAAATGAGCCACGGCAATCTTTACCGTACTTGACTGGGATCGATCAGAAAACAAAAGCAGCTATCTTCGAATTGGGTTTGGGAAATGTAGGGAATATAAAACACCAATGTATGATCTATCAGCCTACGATTGGTATTATTACGAATATAGGTGTCCATCATTTAGATGGATGTAATAATCTTGACGGCTATATAAAAGCAAAGGCAGAAATTTTAGAAGGAATCAGAAAAGGTGGCACGTTAATCATTAATGGTGATGATGAGAACATTAAAAAAATCCCCTTGCATAAATTTACAGGGAAGATTATTACCTTTGGCGTACACGAAAAGTCAGATTATCAAGCGACTAACATTCAATTTACAAAAGATGGCATGAAATTTGTACTAAACGTGTCCAATGAAAAGTACAATTTATTCGTTCCAGGATACGGAGAACACCAAGTATATAATGCATTAGCGGCTATAGCTGCCGTAAAGGAAATGGGACTGTCAATTGCCTGCGCTATTTCGCATTTAAAAACGTTCAAAACGATGGCAAGACACCTAGAGTTTTCAACTGGTATTGGGAATTGTACTATTGTAGATGATACATGGACAAATAACCCGACTTCTGTTGAAGCAGCTTTAAAGGTATTAGATTCGATAGGTAAAGGGAAAAAAGTAATTCTTATTTTAGGTGACATTAAGCGATTAGGTAGATTCGAAGAAAAATATCATCGAGAGATTGGCACAATGGTCTCGGCCAGAAATGTTGATACGCTTATTACGGTTGGCAAAAGAGCAGAAAATATTGCGAATCAAGCGTTGAAGGAAGGAACGAAGGCAGAGGTTCATAAGTTTACTAACGTGACAGGAGTTTTAGATGTACTTAAGCCTAAGCTTGATAGTGATACAATTGTCCTTATTAAAGGTCCCATGTCTAGTAAATCCATGATTGAATTTGCGAATCAGTTAAAAAATAAATAATAAGCTAGAAAAAAGAGACTGGGACATAACTGGTTAAAACCTTAAAAAGCGCGAGAAATCAATTTTAGAAACGTTGATTTCTTGCGCTTTTCTGATGTGAAATTTTTTCATTTGGCTTTAAAAATTTACCTAAGTCTCAGCCTTTTCATAGGGTTGAAAAACAATAGGCTCACGGGAAACTTTGTGAATGTTGTGGCACTTTAAATGATGGAGATTTCCGTTCCAAGCTATTCACTTTCTTAAGGGCGCGATTCTTGGCATTTTATTACTGATTCATGATGCTCTCGGCATTTTATCAGCGATTGGCATTTTGGAGCATCTAGCCTCTTCCTGAGCTTTTGTTGCGGCTACCACTCCATTTTCGCGCAGAAAACAATTGTTGCTGAAGTTTCGTTTTTATCACTATATATAAGAGTGACATGCCACATGCTATGTGAAGCGGTTAATTGGAGTGGAGGTTGGACGCCCGCAGGAAAGCGCTCAGTCGGAACGGAAATCAACCCGACGTTTTACCGAAGAGACACACTTTATTTAATAGGACACCTTAATTTAATTGCCATAATAATTTTTCAACAACATGAAAAAGAAGTATCCTCAAAATAGAGGAATACTTCTTTTCTCATTTATACTATTAAACATTTCGGTCCATGTAGATACAAATTTAAGGCATTAGAAATGATTTTATTGGTAGAAAGCAGAGTTGAACTTGCTTAAAACACACGTTTGGCTGTAATATAATGCTGTTTATAATAGTCAACCATTAGTACTCTCGTAGTAACACCATCAGAATTCGGAATGATGAGACGAGAATCTCCTGCATAGATAGCTACGGATGATGGAGTTTTAGAGCCTTTCACACTATTAAAGAACACCAAATCGCCCTTTTTTAAATTGGTACTTGAAACCGTTGTGCCAACGTTCATTAGTTCTTTTAAATTGGTTGTACCAAGTTTAATTCCACTCTTACGATAGATAAAGTCTACGAATCCTGGTGCTGTAAAGCGTAGATTTGATTCGTTATTCGTTGAGCTAATTGTTACTTTATTTTTATAATTAAAGGCGTTTTCAACAATTTTATCACCTTTCGTTGCAGGATTAGCTGAAAGTAAAGTAGGTAATACTCTGCGGGCAGTTACATAACTATCTTTGTAATAAGGTTTACTGTTTAAATCAGAAATAACAATGTTTTGCTTAGAATCAGCCATGTGAATCATTTTATTGTCGCCAATATACATACCCACATGATCAGGATCTGTCCCTGTCTTTTTACTCTTAAAGAATAGTAAATCACCTTTTTGTAATTGATTTCTCGCTACGTATGTCCCTTGCTGCATCATATAATCTTCATTATAAGTCCCAAGATCAACACCGTTCTTCTCGAAAATGTACATTAAAAATGAAGCGCAAGAAAACTTATATGGATATGTAGGCTTGTATTGAGTATTACTGTATGTCGCCTTACCAATTAAGCTTTTTCCAGTTTGAATTAATTGATCCGCTTTCGCAGCAACAGCCTGTGCGTTATTTTGAGCATTTGTTGTTGCAGCCTCTACTTCTATTGGATGGACAGCTGGTTGTACCATTCCCAATGTGCTAAAACCTATCGTCAATGCTAATGTTGTAGTTAAAAATCGTTTATTCATGTTGTCAATTACCTCCTGAAGCTATTGTTAGGATTAAATCCTGTTTTGGCTTGCCTTGGAATTAATCGTAGCATGAAAAAGTAGGGCTTCTTCGAGGTAAATGTTACCACGCTTAATTGGAATAGGCTTTAAACACTTGATATAAAAGGCTTCATCGCGGGAATTTACAGTTTCATTACAAATGTTTCAGTAGGATGTATTATGTGTAGATTGAGGATCAACTGCCTCGAAAATGCTAGAGAAATCACTAACATTTTCGAGGCAGTACAATGAGGGCTCTTTTAAATTTCTTGAATCATCTCAACTCTATTACCAAATGGATCTCTAAATTCAAAGCGTTCAAAATGAGGAATAGGAACTGAGTCTAATATTTCTATATGATGTTCAGCTAATACTTTTTTCCAATAATCTATATTTTCAACTTGATAGGCAATATGAGCTTTTGTCGTTAGTCTATCAAAGTCATCCTCTGTTCCTACATGTACCTCTTTATTGCCGACCTGTAACCAAAATCCACCTCGACCTTTTAGAGAATCTGGTTTTTCAATCTCTTTTAACCCTAACGTCGTACAATAAAAATGTTTGCCCTGATCTTCCTGACCTTTTGGAATAGTTATTTGAACATGGTGTAAGCCAATAATCATTTTTTACTCCCCCTTAAATTAATGATTCTATACTTATTTCTAGAATGAAAATGTTAAATCCTTCAAATTCTAGTGATTTGTCCGAAATGAAGTTTTAATGAAACCAGTTAGAAGGATGAGGGAATAGGCCCATAGCAGCCATGAAGCAAAATAGCGATCTAAGTTAGCTGGTAAATTCGTAAAAATAGTATCAAAAAATAATAATACGACTGCATCGATGAGCATTCCTGGTAATGCGATGCAAATTGCTGCTTGTAGTTGTTTTGAGCCCGATTTCTTTTTTAGAGAATAGATTGGGACAGTTACTAGCCAAATGAGCGGAATAGCCAAAATGTAAGCACCTATCATGAGGAAAGGTTTCTCAAGGATAAAAAAGTACTGTCCCATTAATCGAAATACAGCACTTGCTATAAGCCAAATCCCAAACCCCCAACATAAAAAGAATCGCATAGTGGTTCCTCCTCAAATTATTTTCCTAGACGATACAATGTCTGTAGAATTTTTTCTAATTGTTGATAGAGTGCATCTATGTCGAAGTCATCTCGCATCATCACTTGTATAGCTAGACCATCAATAAGGGCGTTAAAAAAAATACTCCAAGTATCCATCGACACGCCATCAATTGGCGATGTATCCCATAATTTTTTTAAACCGTCACTTAAATGTTCATTTTCGGTTGTTAAAATTTGTCCAATCTGCTGTCTAATTGACGGATTCGTGAAGCCAAAGACGATTAAGGTAAAAAATAATTTATGGTAAAAAGTATCATTATCATAACGACTCTTTGCAGAAATAAGCGCAGATTGAATCATCTGTTGATCGATTGCCAAAATCTCATTCCAAGAATTTTCACAGATGTCTTGAATAATTTCTAGAATGATATGTTCCTTTGTTTTGAAATGATAATAAATGGTTCCCTGTGTCACACCAGCTTGCTCGGCAACAGCCTTTAATGTAAATTTTTCAATTCCTTTGTCAACTAAACTTTGCTTGGCAGCAGTTAACAAATCCGACTTTTCGATACCAGTAGGTTTTGCCATTCATGTACACTTCCTTCGTTATTAGTTAGTTGGATAACTAACTCTAAAATAACAAAAAATTCCTTTATTGACAAGTGCATTTTCAAACGTACGGATAGACTGGAAGAAGCGATGGATCGATTGAAGGGCTTTTATTATATGAAAAATTGAATTGTTGAAATAAGTGGAGCAATGTTGATTAGAAAAGATAACCTTTCAGGTGTGTTGATTAACCATTTTTATCCACCTTGATTAAATTAGAAGGATCTGATTTCCGCTACGTGCTACTCGCTTTGTTGCTGTCGCTTCGCTTTCGCACAGATAAAACAATTTGTCGCTGACGCTTCGCTTTCGCACAGATAAAACAATTTGTTGCTGTCGCTTCGCTTTCGCACAGAGCAAGGCTTCATGCTAGAGAGCGTCGAGTAGCCCTACACTACAAGCTCTTCATCATTTCTTTGATAGAAAGAGCTTGTATTTCGATAAAAGCCCAAATAGTTTCGATAAAATGAGATTTTGTTTCGATATAAGCTCAAATAGTTTCGATAAAGAGCGATTTTGTTTCGATAAATCTTCAAAGTATCCCTATAAAACGAACGAAAGTAGCTTTAGCGATTCTGTTTTGGGGCTCGACACTAAATATAATTTCCCTAAATAATCTCTATCAATCTCTAATATAATTGAAGTATTATCTATTCTACTTTATTGGAGGTGATAGAATGTGAAAGAAAGGGAGGATAAAGATATGTTAGAAGTTCTAAAAGAAGAAAAATTCGATACAAAAGAAAAGATTACTAAAAGATATGATCTTGATAGTGAACGAATTAAGGAACTTGTAGCAAGTAAAAAAACTGTAATAGTCAAGAATGGAGTTATGCAAATTAATCCTTCTCATCCTGATTATGACTTTTGGATGGAGGATTGACTGATTTATGAAAGCAAGAGACATATACAGACTTAACCATCCTTACGAAGAAGGACGTGGTGATAAAGTTCTCACTCCTTGTTTTTGTTTTGACTTCTACGCCTAAAGAATTACTTGCATTAAAAATAACTACAAAACCGAGACCTCAAAATAGAGTAGAAATTAGATATTGGCATGAAGCTAATTTAGAATGTGAGTCATATGTTCAATGTGACCGATTTACACCTTTTATTTTAGATGGGGAAGTAGAATTTATTGTGATGCTAGAACAAAGTGATTACGATAGAGTTGTCTTGAAATTTAATGAATTTTACCCTATCTTAAATATGCAAAAAGAGTATGAGGAAAGTTTAAAACGTACATAGCATTTAACTAACTAACTAACTAACTAAGAAAATAAACTATTATATACCAACTTTCCCCTTCTATACTTTGGAAGGGTTTTATTATTTTATTTCTCAAAACAATTAGATACTTAAAAATAAAAGAAGAAGCATGCGAAATTTTTGGTACGCTTTTTTTGTTTGTCCAAAAAATGAAAAATTATAACAAGTTACTAAAATGACTTTAAAAATTGAATCTATTACCAATAGATAATCGCAGGAGTGTTGATTAATCTTTTAGGCTATTGATGTATACACAAAGCTTTATGGTCTAATAATAATAACGGAATAATAAGATATAGATACAACTTGGAATTTCGATTTGTTTAAAAGGGAAGATTGGTGCAAATTCGACGCTGACCAGCAACTGTAATTGGGAGCACGTTTCAAAAACTGTTACGACTTGTAATGGGAAGGCTATCTAATACAACCGAAAAACCTATGCGGATAGGGGTGTTGAGTGTGACTAGAGAAATTCTTCTGCATGCTTATAGTACGATGGTTGCTAAGAATGTAGCTTTTATTACGAATAGAATGCTTAATTCGACCTGGCGATTACCGTAGTATGTCGTGTATTTGCCATAGTAGACCGTTTTTTAAAGAGGAGGAGTGTTACACATGAATCCACAAGTAATCGAGTATTATGAAAATCTGTTAAAATATGAAATCATGCAAAAGCAGTATACAAACGCTTCTCAAACGTTATGGGAGCTAGTTGAACAGTATGTTGGGCAGGATGCTGTTCATAAATATGATATTCTAACAGCTTATTCGAATGTAATGAAAGAACTAATTGGATAAAATGTAACTTTAATCAGTGGAGGGTTCTTCATCCCACTGATTATTTGTTACGGGCCGTTAATACTACTTAATGTTCACCATTTTGATGGGGCATTAAGTAGTTTTTTTATGGAGCGAAGCGGCACATCGTGAAAGTGTCCAGTCGGAACGGAAATCAATCTCAGGTTATCTTTGTCATAAAAAATCCTATAGGACTTCATTCTTATTTCACTTTTTCTCTATATAATAATTTTGCGCTTATTATTATAGATTGGAGAATTATTCATGAAAAACCCGCTTTATCAGAGTTTTTGGCGAATGCACTTTTATGCCGCATTATTTATTACTCCACTGCTTATTTCGCTAACACTCAGTGGTATAGGTTATCTATTTTATACCGATGTTGAAGATCATTTATATGATAACTACTTTTTTGGTGATAGTGGAAAAACCGAAGAACTATCCATTGACGAGGCTGTTAAACTTGCAGAAGAATCATATGCTGGCTATAAAACAAATAAAATTATTGAGTTAGAAGAACCATATAATACACGTTTAACGATGAAAAATGCAGATGGGGAAGAGAGATATGTGTTCTTAGATGATCATAACCAAATTATTGGTGGTCAAGATGCTGGTTACACATTTTCTAATATTATGAGAAATTTGCATAGTTCTTTATTTATCGGAGGAACTTTTGTCAATTATTTAGTAGAATTAGCTGCGTGTTGGGCTGTTTTTTTACTGCTTTCAGGCATATATATGACGTTTAAAGCAAAACTACTAAAGAAAACAAAGCAGACAAACAAACGTCAAAAAAGTAGAAAATTTCATGCGCTTATTGGGACAATTATTACGATCCCGATGCTTGTTATTATTTTCACAGGCTTACCTTGGTCTGCGGTGATGGGGAATTTTATTTACCAAGCTTCACAAGATCATCCGTCTTTCGGCACGCCATTATTGCAGCAACAGCCACCTACATCTGATGTAAGTGAGATTCCTTGGGCTACTCGTAAAGAAACCCCTCCAACGTCAGATTCAGGACATGCAGCACATCATGGTATGAAAGAAAGTACGGTCTGTGGTGCTAACCCTTACCAACTAAGTGTAGAAAAGCTACAACATGAAATTGATGCAATGAATATATCAAAACCTTACGCGATTATCTATCCTACTAGTGATGTCGGTGTCTATACAGTTGCAAAGTCTAGTAACACAGGTGTAACAGGCCTTGATGTTAGCCCGTATGATGAAACAACGATGTATTTTGATCAATATAGTGGGAAGTTTATTGACAAGGTTGACTATGAGGACTATGGCATTCTTGCGAAATGGTTCACTTGGGGAATTCCTTTACATGAAGGTCACTTGTTTGGCTGGCCAAATAAATTAATCAATTTACTAGTATGTGTAGCATTTTTAGTGGTTATTGCTTGGGGAATTAGAACATGGGTACTACGCAAGAAGAAAGATCATCTTTCTGCACCACCTAAAATCTCTCAAAAAGTATCTATTCCTTTTATCATTTTCATGATTATTTTAGGTATTCTGATGCCACTATTTGGACTTTCTTTAATAGCTGTTGTACTGATAGAAATAATCATAAATTTGGTATCTAAAAATAAAAAAGAAGTCAATTAACATACTAAGCGATACTGTTTCCTCCATTAGATGAGGAATGCAGTATCGCTTTTCTTTTTCTAAAGCCAGCCTTTCTCACTTGCAACTTGTGCAGCTTGTTGTCTAGATTCGACATGTAGTTTTTGAATGGAGGTTGATAAATAGTTTCGAATAGTACCTTTCGTTAAAAATAATTTTTTACTAATCTCATTGGTTGTTAGACCTTCTTTTACGAGCTGCAGAACAGCAATTTCACGTTCATTTAGTGGATTTTGTTCCTTCATAAACAATGTAGCAGCTAAATCTCTGCTGACTACCTTTTCACCATTCATCACTTTTCTAATTGTTTCAATTAAATAGTCGATCGGTTCGTCTTTTAGTAAATAACCGTGAACCTCACAATCCATCGCTTTCTGTAAGTAGCCAGGGCGTGCAAAGGTAGTGACAATCATCACCTTGCATGGTAAATTTGCTTGTCTAATTTTTTCAGCGAGCTCAAGTCCAGTAAGATTCGGCATTTCGATGTCCAATACACAAACATCCGGTAGCTCTTGTTGAATATATTCCCACGCTTTTTGACCATCTGAAACTTCTGCGATCACTTTTATATCAGGCTCAAACGACAACAAGGAAGCCAAGGCACCACGTAACATTTGCTGATCCTCTGCTAGTAATACGCTTATCATATATTATGTTCCTTTCTGTATTGTTGGATAGGTAGTGTTAACGTCACAATCGTTCCAGCTGTCGCTAAATTGTCAATGGACGCACTTCCTTGAAGGGCATTCATTCTTTCTTTCATCGATGATAATCCATTGCCATGGCCTTGATTATGTAAGCCCACACCATCGTCAAAAATTTTAAATGTTAATATTCCATTTATATAGTAGATATCTATTTGGCATTTTTTCGCTTGACTATGTTTAATAATATTTGTAGTTGCTTCCCGAAGACATAAGGACAGCATCGTTTCTTCCACACTTGCTAGTAGTAGTTTTGGGCAATTATTTTTAATTTTTATGGAAATATCTGCTGTTTGTAAATGCTGTTGACAAAGTATTAGCTCACTCTCTAACGAAATAAAATTCATATCGGACACTAATTCTCTTACTTGCTTAAGTGCTGTCCGCGTTGTTGCTAAAATCTCATTTAACTCTTCTTTAACACGCATAGTATCTTTATCGACTAATTTTGATGTTAGTTCTGTTTTTATTTTAATCATTGTCAATGTATGACCAATCGTATCATGGAGGTCTCTAGCAATACGTTGTCTTTCTTCTTGCTGTACAAGCTGAGTATTTACCTCTGTTAATTCTGTCTGTAGTTTTTTTGATTTTTCTACATAATAGATTAGCATTGGAAAAAGTAGCTGAATGATCATTATTGGTATTAAAACTTCGGTTTCTAATGTAAAAGATGTTCCAGGTTCAAACCAAATAACTATAAAAAACATAAGGGCAATTGCAAACATTCCTACTGCAATATGCCACTTAGTTTTAGCTCTTCCAAGTAAATCAGCAAATGTAAATCCAAAAACTAACATAGTAGAACCTTCATAAATACCTAGTATGACAATAAGAGTAAAACCTATTAAAGAAGCTCCAAGTAAACGCCAATCTTTAAACCATAAAGCAATATAGAAGGCTACTAAAAATAACATTAGAATTATTACTTTAGCAAGTAATGATAATTGAGAATCTGATCCTAATACCATGGTGCATAAAAAAATGAGCGTTACTACATCGATAATTAGATAATG
Proteins encoded in this region:
- a CDS encoding PepSY domain-containing protein; protein product: MKNPLYQSFWRMHFYAALFITPLLISLTLSGIGYLFYTDVEDHLYDNYFFGDSGKTEELSIDEAVKLAEESYAGYKTNKIIELEEPYNTRLTMKNADGEERYVFLDDHNQIIGGQDAGYTFSNIMRNLHSSLFIGGTFVNYLVELAACWAVFLLLSGIYMTFKAKLLKKTKQTNKRQKSRKFHALIGTIITIPMLVIIFTGLPWSAVMGNFIYQASQDHPSFGTPLLQQQPPTSDVSEIPWATRKETPPTSDSGHAAHHGMKESTVCGANPYQLSVEKLQHEIDAMNISKPYAIIYPTSDVGVYTVAKSSNTGVTGLDVSPYDETTMYFDQYSGKFIDKVDYEDYGILAKWFTWGIPLHEGHLFGWPNKLINLLVCVAFLVVIAWGIRTWVLRKKKDHLSAPPKISQKVSIPFIIFMIILGILMPLFGLSLIAVVLIEIIINLVSKNKKEVN
- a CDS encoding sensor histidine kinase; the encoded protein is MLFLVAFYIALWFKDWRLLGASLIGFTLIVILGIYEGSTMLVFGFTFADLLGRAKTKWHIAVGMFAIALMFFIVIWFEPGTSFTLETEVLIPIMIIQLLFPMLIYYVEKSKKLQTELTEVNTQLVQQEERQRIARDLHDTIGHTLTMIKIKTELTSKLVDKDTMRVKEELNEILATTRTALKQVRELVSDMNFISLESELILCQQHLQTADISIKIKNNCPKLLLASVEETMLSLCLREATTNIIKHSQAKKCQIDIYYINGILTFKIFDDGVGLHNQGHGNGLSSMKERMNALQGSASIDNLATAGTIVTLTLPIQQYRKEHNI
- a CDS encoding response regulator transcription factor, coding for MISVLLAEDQQMLRGALASLLSFEPDIKVIAEVSDGQKAWEYIQQELPDVCVLDIEMPNLTGLELAEKIRQANLPCKVMIVTTFARPGYLQKAMDCEVHGYLLKDEPIDYLIETIRKVMNGEKVVSRDLAATLFMKEQNPLNEREIAVLQLVKEGLTTNEISKKLFLTKGTIRNYLSTSIQKLHVESRQQAAQVASEKGWL